CCGGCAGGCGATCCGCCATTACGGCCTGCCCAGGCCGCCGAGGTAGCTTCGTAGGATGTGCCGAACGAAGAACCCGTAGGTGCGATTAGCGTAGCGTAATCGCACGTATGGGTATGGGTGGCATTCCCTCCTACCACCGGCAGGCGATCCGCGACTACGGCCGGCCCAGGCCGCCGAGGTAGCGCCAGGTGAGGCGCTGGACCTTGTCGGCCAGGAACACGGCCAGGCCGTTGGCGAGGCTGGGGTCGGTGGCGGCGTAGGTCTGGCCGGTGCCGAGGTCGGTGATTTTGCAGCGGGCCAGGATGCGGGGGTGGCCCTGCCAGCTCACCCGTACTTCGGAACCGGGCTGGTCGGCGCGGATTTCGATGTCCCAACTCATGGGCTTCAAGCCTTTGGCGGGCCGGTAGTCGCTGGCGTAGTTGCCGGCCTTGTCGCCCCAGTTCTTGTGCGGAAACACCAGGGTGAGGTAGGGCGCGGCGAACGGGGCCGGTTCGATCAGGTCGTGGCTGTCGTAGCCGACCTGGGCGTCGGTCAGTTGGCCGAGGACGTTGCCGCTGTCCTTGTAGCCGAGGGCTAGGTTTTCGACGCTGAGCCGGACGTACCAGGCCTTGAGGCTGGCCAGGGCGGAGGCGTGGCCGCGGCTCTGCGCCGCACGGCCGGCGAGGCCTTGCGGCTGCCCGGCGGCGGCGGGGGGAACGACCCAGTCCAACCAGCCGAGGTACCAGGGCAGGGTCGGCAAAGAGCCTGCTTGAGACACCCTCACCCCGTCCCAATCATGCCGGGCCGTCCTGCCCGGCACCCTTTGGGCAAGTGCAAATCCGTTCCCGACGGATTTGTCCCAAAGGCGAGAGGGGGAAAACGGTGCCGGTTCGGCCTGGCCGGTGGTGCTGGGGGCGGCGGGAATGAGGAGCTGCAGGGTGTGGCCGTTGGAGCCGGACAGGGTCTTGACGAACAGCGATTGGAACACCTGGAGGGCGCCGGTCATGCCGGGGGTGGCGTCGTCGTAGACGTCGTAGCTGGTGCCGTTCCATATCCAGAAGCTCTTGGACATGAGGTTGTTGGTCTCGGCGTCGCTGGGGGTGTAGGCGGTGGTGCCGTCGACCAGCAGCCGGACGCTGGCCCAGTCGATGCTGTACGGCAGGGGGTTGCCGACCAGGTTCATCAGGCCGGAGGCGCTTGCGGTACTGGTGAGGGTGATGGCGTAGCAGCCGTTGGCCGAAGCGCAGTGGGCGCTGGCGGTTACCGGGGTGGCGCTGCCGTTGATAACGATGGAGCCGTTGGCAGGGTTGGCGCTGCTTTTGATCCAGTAGCCGGTGCCGGGGGCGACGGCATCGCCGGTGCCGGCGAACACGTAGGCGTTGGCGGCGGCGTCGCGGGTGTACAGGCCCCAGGTGTCGTTGTAGCTGGCGGTGGCCAGATTGGAATAGGGGCTGTTGCCGGTATCGCCGAACGTGCTCGCCACCGTGGCCGAAGCCGGGACGCAGGGCGCCGCCGCCATCTTCCACAGCGAGGTCGCCAACGAGCCGGTGGCGGTGATGCCGGTGCCGAAAGCGCAGGGGAAGGTGTACATATAGGCCGAACCGGCGTAGCTGAAACCGCCGGAGGTGGCCCAATACGCCCCGACCACCGTGGTGTTGCCGGACAGAGCGGCCGACTGGCCGAAATGGGCACTCGCCGCCCGGTCAGAGGCGTAGAGGATCTGCTGCTGGGTCCATGTGGCGCCGCCGCGGGTGAACACATAGGCCTGACCGGCGTTGCCGAAACCGCCGGAGGTAGCCTGATACGCTCCCACCAGCGCGGTGTCGCCGGACAGGGCCACCGACTGGCCGAACGAGGCGCTGGCGGCTTTGTCTGATGCGGAGAGGATGGCTTGCTGGCTCCAGATGCCGCCGGTGCGGATAAAGACATAGGCTTGGCCGGCGCCGCCAAAACCACCGGAGGTAGCGTTGTATGCCCCCACCAGCGAGGTGTTCCCGGACAGGGCAACCGAGCGACCGAAATTGGCGCTGGCGGCTTTGTCAGATGCGAAGAGGATGGCTTGCTGGCTCCAGGTGCTACCGCTGCGGGTGAAGACGTAGGCCTGACCGGCGGCGGTGAAACCGCCGGAGGGGGCGTTTTGCGCTCCCACCAAAGCGGTGTCGCCGGACAGGGCGGCCGAGATGCCGAATAAGGAACTCGTCGTCCGGTCCGAGGCGTAGAGAGGGGAGCCTTGCTGGGTCCAGGTGGTACCGGAACGGGTGAACACGTAAGCCTGGCCGGCCTGACCGAAACCGCCGGAGGTGGCGCCAGGCGCACCTACCAGCGCGGTGTCGCCGGACAGAGCAGCCGAGCCGCCGAAATAGGCATTCGCCGCCCGGTCCGATGCGTAAAGGGGAGCTCCTTGCTGGCTCCAGGTGCTACCGCTGCGGGTGAAGACGTAGGCTTTGCCTGCGCCGGGGATACCGCCGGAGGTGGCCTGATACGCCCCCACCAGCGCGGTGTCGCCGGATACGGCCACCGAGACGCCGAAATAGGCACCCGCCGCCCGGTCCGAGGCGTAGAGAATCTGCTGCTGGGTCCACGCGCCGCCGGAGCGGGCGTAGACGTAGGCTTGGCCGGCGTTGCCGAAACCGCCGGAGGTGGCCATAAATGCCCCTACCAGCGCGGTGTCGCCGGACAGGGCCACCGAGACACCGAAATAGGCGCCCAAGGACCTGTCCGAGGCCGAGAGGATCTGCTCGCTGCTCACCAGCGGATCGACCACGAGGGGCCAGGCTGCACCGCGAGCGTCGACCCGGATTTGCACACCGTCCCCGGCCAGGGCGAGGCGGGCCGGGAGGGACTTCCCAGCGGCATCGACGACCTGCAGGTCCTTGTAGTGCAGGACGGTGGCACCGGCGCCGTCGCGGAAGGCGACGGCCCGACCGGCGGGATCGAGCGAGGGCTTCAGGCCGCCCTCGATGGCCAGGCCGAGCACCAGGATATCTGCGCCGGGCGTTGGCGGTGCGGCCAGGGTGAAGCCCTGCTCCAGTCCTTCCGGACGGTTCTCGTACCACTCCACAATAGCTCCGCGGCGGTATTCCAGCCGCTGTCCCGCCGCGACGGCTTCGGCCGGGGCCACGGGCCGGATCGCCTTCGAGGTGCCGTAGCCGGTGAGCTTCATCCCCCAGCGCCAGGCGGGCGAGGCTTTGGCGTCCCCCGGCTTGCCCACCGGGCCGACGGCGACCGCGCCTTGCTCGAAACGCAGCGCGAAGCCGTGGTCCGGATTGAGCGAGGCGTAGCCGCCTTCCGCCGCCTCGATCTTCCGGAGGTCGGTGCTCACCGCCGCCTTGAGTTCCGGCGGCATTTCAGCCGGCTTTTCCGCCGCCCCCAGTCCGAAGCTCCAGGCCGCCAGAAGCAGCACCCCGCCAATTCGCCGCCACACTCGATATCCGTCACACATGTCCGGTGTCTCCTATTTCCTATAGCCTGTAGAGAGTTAGCCGCCGTAGGGCGGAACCGGCGTCTCCGGGTTCCGCCAGCCCGAAACAACACACATGCCGACCGGGCCCACAAATCGTATGGCTTGGCGGATCGCCTTCGGCATCCGCCCTACAGCCCGAAAATCCGGGCAAGGCCGGGATAAATGCCGGGGCTCCGCTCGAAATCGTGCAGCACGCCGAAACCATGGGCCGGGTCGATCCGGTACACCGTGCCGATGTTGGAGCCGCCGCCGTTCGCGGTGGTGCCGTAGAGCGTGCCATCCGGGCCGATCGTGATGCCGGCGTAGGGATACGCCCCTTGGGCCCGGTCGAATTCGTGCAGAATGCCGAAGCGGCCGTCCGGGCCGATGCGGTACACGGTCCCTGCGCCCGCGCGGCCTCCGCCGCGCGTGGTGCCGTACAGCCCCCCCTCGCCGAACGTCACGGCGGCAAAGGGCTGGGCTCCGTCCTTTCCGTCGAAATGGTGCAGCACGCCGAAACGACCGTCGGGGAGGAGACGGTAGATCGTGCCGGCGTTCGAACGTCCGCCGGCGACGGTCGTGCCGTAGAACGCGCCGTCCGGACCGGCGATCAGGCCGGCGTAGGGGCTGGCACCGCGTTTGAGGTCGAAAGCGCGCACCACGCAGAAACGGCCGCCCGGGTCGATCCGGTACACCAGACCGGCCCCCAGGCCGCCGCCGCTCCAGGCGGTGCCGTAGAGGGTTCCGTCCGGCGCGAAGGCCGGGGCGCCGTAGGGGTTGGCGCCGGCGGTTCCGTCGAAATGATGCAGTACGCCGAAGCCGCCGTCGGGATGGATCCGGTAGACGGTGCCCTGGCCGGCGTGGGCGCCGGTCCAGGCCGCGCCGTACAAGGCTCCGTCCGGCCCCAGCGTGACCGGCGCGTAGTGGTTCGCCCCGTGCATGCGCTCGAAGTCGTGCAGGAGGCCGAAGCGTCCGGCCGGGTCGATCCGGTAGACAGTGCCCTGGTCCGATTCGCCGCCATTGACGGTGGTGCCGTACAGCGTGCCGTCGGGGCCGAAGGCCGGAGCGGCGTAAGGGTTCGACCCGTGCGCGCCGTCGAAGTCGTGCAGCACGCGGAAGGCGCCCTCCAGACCGAGCCGGAACACCGTGCCGCGGTCGGCGCTGCCGCCGCGCCAGGTCGTCCCGTACAGCGCACCGTCCGGGCCGAAAGTTACCGCGGCATAGGGATGCGCGCCGCGCGCCATGTCGAAGTCGCGGCACACGCCCGCGACGGCGCCAGGGGCGGCGACACGGTCCCCGCCCGCATTTTGATCGGCGCCGTACGAGCCGCCATCGGTACGGCAGGCGCGTTGGTGAGGAATACCCGGCCCGGCATTCGCGGAATGGCCGGTGTTCATGGCAAGGCCCCGGAAGCTTGCGGACCACCCGCTTCGCAAACGGCCGGCCGCACCGGAATCCCGACGGGAATTGCGGAGCCTGAAGGTTTGACAGCAGACATGTTCATCTCTCCGTTCAAGGTGTGTTCTCGATCGTTGCCGGGTTCTTCCCGATCTTCGACTTTGCTGGCGAGCGCGCCGCTTACGAAGCACCGCCCCTGCGGCAGCCACCCTACCACCGCGGTTTCCGCGCTCGCATCATCCAAATGGATGATGTTTTCGCCGGCAATTTGTGATGGCGGCTCGGCGAAATCCTGCAAAGGCATAGGGCAGGTGCCGTAAGGGCCTGTTCACGATCTTCTGATGAGCACGACGAGAATGCCAAGTGGATGAGCTGCAAGCTGGTGTTGAGCTTGCGCTCGCAGTTCTTCCACAGTCGGCGACACTTCTCCAGCCAGCCGAAGCTGCGCTCCACCACCCAGCGCTGGGGTAACACGGCAAACGTGTGCAGATCATTACGTTTGACCGCCTGCGCGGTGGCGCCAAGCTTCTCCTTGACCGCTTCGGCAAATGGCCATCCGGTATAGCCGCCGTCCACCAATACGGTCTCGACCTGCGTCAGGTTGCCCGCACACCGGTCCATCGCCTGCAGTGCGCCCTGGCGATCGGTCACGTCCGCGGTCGTCACCGCAATGGCATGCGGCAACCCGTGGGTATCCACCGCAATATGGCGCTTGATGCCCGAGACCTTTTTGCCAGGGTCGTAGCCCTTTTGGTCGGCGCTGTCGGTGTTCTTCACGCTCTGGGCATCAACGATCAGGAAGGTCGTCCGGGCTCGGCGCCCCTGGCCGGTATGGGCCGCGCCAACCTGATTTTTTTAATGCCCGCTCCGGCACGCTGATGCCGTCCGGATCGGGTTCGCTCCACTTGGCGAAGTACGAATACACCGTGCGCCATTTCGGAAACTCCCCAGGCAGCATCCGCCACTGGCAGCCGCTCCTGAGCAGGTACAAGCCCCCCGTAAGGGCATCCCGTTACACACAAGTCGGCGACATCTTGCGTGTCAATCACTTGAAGAGCCTCGACGCCTCCCTAGCTGTAACAAGCAGAGACACGAAATCAACGAGTTGCATGTCGCCCAACATGCAGCAGGAGGAGATGTGTATAAGGGTGTGCCTTAAGGGGTCTTACTATAACTTTATGGCAGGGCAACGTGTACAGGACAAACTTCTATTCAAATAGAGAAAGTCCGCCCATATTCCAGGGCGGTCGCTACAGGTCCTTATCGACAAATGTAAGTACCAATACCATCCCAGATGCCGGTATCATCTGGCTTAGCAGGGAATTTTGTATCCGCGCACACAGCGTATTTTACCAGGCCATCTAATTTAATAGCGATATATTCTTTACTATTTGCGCCGACGTACACGGCACATCCTGTTTTGCATGGGCCTTCATCAAACCACATTAATATGACTCTGATAGAACACGAATTAACGGCAAAAGTTATAGCCGGATCTGAAGTGGCGTCAAACGATATGCACTGATGCGAATCGCTCCCAGTGCCGTCGCCGTTACCACCACCTCCGTTACCGCCACCGCCACCGCCACCGCCACCGCCACCGCCACCGCCACCGCCACCGCCACCGCCACCGCCACCAGAATTATCGTCTGGCGCGTGGTAATTTGGGATTGTAGCCAGTACGTCGGAAATCCTTCCCGCCAGCCCTTCGTCTAACGGACTGATATTGCTAGCAATCCTATCTGATATCTCAAATTGATTGTCTACAATACCGGAAAACTCAGAAGGCAAATGCATGCTTTCAAGCAACCCCCCAAGCCTATTATCAACAAATAGTTCCGACGCCGCATTGGCAGCAACATTATTAAAGAAAAAATTGAAAGATGGTTTCAGAGCCTCCATCGCTTTTTGCTCCAACCCGGCGATACCTGGCGCCATATCCAGGACCATACCGTTTACTGTGCCAAACCCTAAGCCGACCATGCTAGCTACCGCAGCCGTTCCCCCGATGGTAATTACCGCAGGCGCTCCTAAGGCTAACCCCGCAACAGAAACTGCCGCACCAACATAGACAGATGAAGTCATGAGCTTTTGGCCAATTTCCCTAGATTTATCGGCCAACTCATGAACAGAGCCAAGTAGTTCACTGGCAAAACTATTCACCAAATCTGCATCTGAAAAAATACTGGCTCTGGATGACGCTGATGCCGACCGTGGAAGTAAGCTCAACGTACGCCCAGTCGTATTTGATTTTCCAAAATTCAGGTCTATAGGACGACCTAGCCAGTTTTCCAACATCGCCTTGGCAGCCAAATCAGTCAAAGTCTTATCCGCGTTCTTCATGACAGACAAGTTAAGCTCAGGCATATCGAACCCAAGCTTTCTATTGACTCCGGCCCATATACTTGTTAACCGCCCAGGATTTTTAATCTTTGGAATTTTGTATTTAATGCTGTACTTCGTGTACCACCTTGAGTATGACTGAGAGGTGTCATCATAGAGAATAATAAAAAACTCGAAATCACCAAAAACTTTAAATTGTTTTGGTATCGCCGGCATACTCGTTACAACATTTCTCGAATCATCCAAATAAGCAGGAAAGTATATAGTTTTCCCAAAAAATGGGCCACTTCGCGACGTAACAAGCAGAGAGATAAATATTCGGCCCGCATGAGACGCATTATCTGCAAAACTACCCTCTACGACCCCGCAATGTTTATCATGGACAGAGCAATCACCGATCTGAGTTCCCAGACTTGAGTCCACCGGGATATATATTTTATCAAATGGAGCAACCTTCAGGACATCTGACGATGCGACATTAGAATACAAAACAAGAAGAACTAAGAAGGGGAAGACCACGATAGCACACCCTTCTGCGTTAGTCGTTATATTCATTGCAAACACCTCGAAATTACAGCAACATCACCAACCCGGATATTCTCTTTGATATTAGCCAAGCCCGAATCACACATAAGCACGCCCGCAACAATATGCAGAACTAGAAAACCCTTATATGGTACATTACATAGCCAGGTTAATGGACGCACCCAAGAAATAAGTATCTTCCAGCAGACCAGGGGATCTACACTTTTTGGTTAGATGAGCCCTTGCGGAGCAACGATATCCGCTATTTTCAGTTACCCTCCGGGCAAAGCGGGGACCTTATGGCATACCCTTATATACATCTCCTGCTGCTGCCTGCCAGATGACTTGCAAATCGTTGATGTCGAATCGTTGCTTGCCACAGCCAGGGAGGCATCGCGGTTCGTCAAATGATTGATACGGAAGATGTTACCAACTTGTCTCTAACGGGATGCCTATTGGGAATGAACATCACGTGATACTTACAATCCCATCGCGTATAGGAAAGACTCTGGCACTCTTTCATCCTGCTCTTGGCGAGATTTCAGGTTCACAACGGCCGCTCCCGAGGTCAAACCCCGTGACTCCCCGGCAAAGCCGGGGTTTACCTCAGTTAACCACCCTATAGGTTGAAAGTTAAGCCAAGCCCAAATCGGATTTCGACCTGGCGACGAGAAAAGTAGTCGAGAACGGGATATCTTACCCCCTAAGATTGAGCTGCCACATCAAAAAGCTCTGCCCAACCATCCCAGAAGCCCGCCATCAGACTTAGACTTGCTTCTCCGATAATAAGAGATCACAAACTCACCTTTTGAATTGGAAGCAACTTTAGCATACCTCACATCAGCACTTACGCTCTTTCTAAGCCTAAGCCCCTTATTGTTTAGCTGCGCAGACCAGAGAACCCCATTATTAACCTTCCTATTATTCGTTGACCAAAACACAGTTTCACTCCCCTTGCCGTCCAAAAATACCGCCAAAGGATGGGTAAGCATGGTGCTAGGCATCTTATACTTCGGGGATTGAGCCTTCAGGGACAGCATCCCTTCAGAATCATAACGGTAAATTTCCACCCAACGGCGCCACGTGCGCGCATTTGCATTATAGCCGCCAGAGGCACCGAAGATCACAGAGAATTCGCCTTGCTCGTTAGCAGCAATTGCGCTTCCAAACACTCCACCAAAGTCGGTTTGGAATTTACTAACTTCGATCGCTGGCCCAGCAGCCAAATCTTCAAAATCATATGACTGTACAAGAACCCTATGTATGTTCTCGGACGACTCGGACCAAGCAAGAAGGTACTTATCAGATGTTAACGCAACACTAGGTCTTGACCAATCTTCGCCCTTGTTTGAGACAACGATGGCATGCTTACTG
This portion of the Methylococcus mesophilus genome encodes:
- a CDS encoding choice-of-anchor tandem repeat GloVer-containing protein, producing MNTGHSANAGPGIPHQRACRTDGGSYGADQNAGGDRVAAPGAVAGVCRDFDMARGAHPYAAVTFGPDGALYGTTWRGGSADRGTVFRLGLEGAFRVLHDFDGAHGSNPYAAPAFGPDGTLYGTTVNGGESDQGTVYRIDPAGRFGLLHDFERMHGANHYAPVTLGPDGALYGAAWTGAHAGQGTVYRIHPDGGFGVLHHFDGTAGANPYGAPAFAPDGTLYGTAWSGGGLGAGLVYRIDPGGRFCVVRAFDLKRGASPYAGLIAGPDGAFYGTTVAGGRSNAGTIYRLLPDGRFGVLHHFDGKDGAQPFAAVTFGEGGLYGTTRGGGRAGAGTVYRIGPDGRFGILHEFDRAQGAYPYAGITIGPDGTLYGTTANGGGSNIGTVYRIDPAHGFGVLHDFERSPGIYPGLARIFGL
- a CDS encoding FG-GAP repeat protein, which codes for MWRRIGGVLLLAAWSFGLGAAEKPAEMPPELKAAVSTDLRKIEAAEGGYASLNPDHGFALRFEQGAVAVGPVGKPGDAKASPAWRWGMKLTGYGTSKAIRPVAPAEAVAAGQRLEYRRGAIVEWYENRPEGLEQGFTLAAPPTPGADILVLGLAIEGGLKPSLDPAGRAVAFRDGAGATVLHYKDLQVVDAAGKSLPARLALAGDGVQIRVDARGAAWPLVVDPLVSSEQILSASDRSLGAYFGVSVALSGDTALVGAFMATSGGFGNAGQAYVYARSGGAWTQQQILYASDRAAGAYFGVSVAVSGDTALVGAYQATSGGIPGAGKAYVFTRSGSTWSQQGAPLYASDRAANAYFGGSAALSGDTALVGAPGATSGGFGQAGQAYVFTRSGTTWTQQGSPLYASDRTTSSLFGISAALSGDTALVGAQNAPSGGFTAAGQAYVFTRSGSTWSQQAILFASDKAASANFGRSVALSGNTSLVGAYNATSGGFGGAGQAYVFIRTGGIWSQQAILSASDKAASASFGQSVALSGDTALVGAYQATSGGFGNAGQAYVFTRGGATWTQQQILYASDRAASAHFGQSAALSGNTTVVGAYWATSGGFSYAGSAYMYTFPCAFGTGITATGSLATSLWKMAAAPCVPASATVASTFGDTGNSPYSNLATASYNDTWGLYTRDAAANAYVFAGTGDAVAPGTGYWIKSSANPANGSIVINGSATPVTASAHCASANGCYAITLTSTASASGLMNLVGNPLPYSIDWASVRLLVDGTTAYTPSDAETNNLMSKSFWIWNGTSYDVYDDATPGMTGALQVFQSLFVKTLSGSNGHTLQLLIPAAPSTTGQAEPAPFSPSRLWDKSVGNGFALAQRVPGRTARHDWDGVRVSQAGSLPTLPWYLGWLDWVVPPAAAGQPQGLAGRAAQSRGHASALASLKAWYVRLSVENLALGYKDSGNVLGQLTDAQVGYDSHDLIEPAPFAAPYLTLVFPHKNWGDKAGNYASDYRPAKGLKPMSWDIEIRADQPGSEVRVSWQGHPRILARCKITDLGTGQTYAATDPSLANGLAVFLADKVQRLTWRYLGGLGRP